Proteins from a genomic interval of Sulfurimonas sp. HSL3-2:
- a CDS encoding YgaP-like transmembrane domain produces MDLNKVRKFCRVFRILIGIILIAIGAYTGIYWFYLGLLPLIAGIANFCPLCLITKKCDIN; encoded by the coding sequence ATGGATTTAAATAAAGTAAGAAAGTTTTGTAGAGTATTCCGTATTCTTATAGGGATTATTTTAATTGCAATCGGTGCATATACCGGTATTTATTGGTTTTATTTAGGGCTTCTTCCTCTTATTGCAGGAATCGCAAACTTTTGTCCACTTTGTCTGATCACTAAAAAGTGCGACATCAACTAA